In Anas acuta chromosome 6, bAnaAcu1.1, whole genome shotgun sequence, the following are encoded in one genomic region:
- the LRRFIP1 gene encoding leucine-rich repeat flightless-interacting protein 1 isoform X5, with product MTENQERSFFLEAEARLAAKRAARAEAREIRMKELERQQKEIYQVQKKYYGLDTKWGDIEQWMEDSERYSRRARRNASASDEDERMSVGSRGSLRTHLEYASAYPVAGLENERTKRKNYSKATNGYEEDAYGSSQSRKSSRASYYPDLGLHNPGYASTSQPSSQNGNLPSLLYSDALPARSYRASVYDESVYSGSRRYSASSSRAPSEYSCYLGSGSRASSRASSARASPVIEERPEKDFEKGARTVSSLSAATLASLGGTSSRRGSGDTSISADTEASIREIKDIYELKDQIQDVEGRYMQGLKEMKDSLAEVEEKYKKAMVSNAQLDNEKTNFMYQVDTLKDALLELEEQLAESRRQYEEKSKEFEREKHAHSILQFQFMEVKEALKQREEMLAEIQQLQQKQQSYVREISDLQETIEWKDKKIGALERQKDFFDSLRSERDDLRDEVVVLKEQLKKHGIIPDSDVATNGETSDILDNERHLDSSKTAQGTTQALKTAGDGMLGKANEVDMKNEILEDVGKREILQNTEHEEHKEESEEQEVQTLHADENTEAEKVIEETDAGSTAMLPDSRLTEQNQSLAEPVSGNASSNDDSDADDLRKEAESADTAAPQPVSEEAECSNSHPRANQTSEVSSVQGQDFESPQEMPRDLGTEHELEKAAPEQEEREDVETSHALSASDVEQAADTAANSCESVSDQPELPGAEVAGSLSEEVNVESHPETLQHVEESAEDKVTNVLEEKLLESKDCTDGTADEKGGDRAEEEDEVGNAVQGQATERDSVGLEGKESHESGVPADKSEKEEGGDQACIQPASSEDAHLALLEEQNVQEKTELKAAEEDRQKEVLMENLEVCSDSAGAGKQEEAPAESVGSGTEVKESVLQQAEPGPDVVKEMASQESSSDPRVLDDKIQESETEIQCESGKREESRAEQVEDLEPKVELQTVQCSKDTTGDPVGEKNNSSEDETQDAGKQEEGEAQDAGEQEEGEAQAVVQQEEGEAQAVVKQEEGEAQDAGEQEEGEAQAVVKQEEGEAQDAGEQEEGEAQAVVKQEEGEAQDAGKQEEGEAQAVVQQEEGEAQAVVKQEESESKEELTVDLSGNSENQADKETLKEDEKQLELANPHGDGFAPEGDANNCLAQKAEMGENISERVSLEAQAEEELEDDGDAFDFDEESKQILETDEKSDGEKADTQNGEDDGANGKVKKTAQASEAGKRTGEIETEVPLTEDDSLRHKNGDESGEAGHLQGEASSLKTDEKAHVLEDESKASDSNEVEKIPDVSEQDLESAYRAESKEDLQGGRRGKGKSRDDCTIS from the exons ACTAATGGTTATGAGGAAGACGCGTACGGATCGTCCCAGAGTAGAAAATCTAGCAGG GCTTCCTACTATCCCGACCTGGGCCTCCACAACCCTGGCTATGCTTCCACATCTCAGCCTTCCTCCCAAAATGGAAATTTG CCCTCCTTGCTGTACAGCGATGCCCTGCCAGCCAGAAGTTACAGG GCGTCTGTGTATGACGAGAGCGTTTACAGTGGGAGCCGTCGGTATAGTGCCTCTAGTTCTCGTGCT CCTTCAGAGTACAGCTGCTACCTTGGGTCAGGATCTCGGGCATCCTCAAGAGCCAGCTCTGCTCGAGCCAGTCCTGTG ATTGAGGAAAGGCCAGAAAAAGACTTCGAGAAG GGAGCACGGACCGTCTCGAGTTTATCAGCAGCTACGTTAGCTTCTCTAGGTGGGACATCTTCACGAAGAGGCAGCGGGGATACGTCCATCTCAGCAGATACGGAGGCATCAATTAGAGAAATAAAG GATATCTATGAGTTAAAGGACCAGATTCAGGATGTAGAAGGCAGATACATGCAGGgactgaaagaaatgaag GACTCTTTAGCCGAAGTTgaagagaaatataaaaagGCTATGGTGTCAAATGCTCAACTagacaatgaaaaaacaaatttcatgtACCAAGTAGATACCCTGAAGGATGCCCTGTTAGAGTTAGAAGAACAGCTGGCAGAATCCAGGAGgcaatatgaagaaaaaagtaaa GAatttgagagagagaagcaTGCTCATAGCATATTGCAGTTTCAGTTCATGGAAGTCAAAGAGGCTttgaagcaaagagaagaaatgctTGCA GAAATCCAACAGCTGcaacagaaacagcagagctATGTCAGGGAAATTTCTGATCTTCAGGAGACAATAGAgtggaaagacaaaaaaataggG GCGTTAGAGAGGCAGAAAGATTTCTTTGATTCCCTAAGGAGTGAGCGGGATGACCTTAGAGATGAAGTGGTTGTGCTGAAGGAGCAACTGAAG AAACATGGAATAATCCCAGACTCTGACGTAGCTACCAATGGGGAGACATCTGACATACTTGATAACGAAAGACACTTGGATTCTTCCAAAACTGCTCAAGGCACAACGCAGGCATTAAAGACAGCAGGGGACGGGATGTTAG GCAAAGCCAATGAAGTGGAcatgaaaaatgagattttggaGGATgtggggaaaagagaaatcttGCAGAATACTGAGCATGAGGAACACAAAGAGGAGTCTGAGGAGCAGGAAGTACAGACATTGCATGCTGATGAAAacacagaggcagaaaaagtGATTGAAGAAACCGATGCCGGGTCAACAGCGATGTTACCAGATAGTAGGCttacagaacaaaaccaaagcctTGCAGAACCTGTGTCAGGGAATGCTTCTTCAAACGATGATAGTGACGCAGATGATTTGAGAAAGGAGGCAGAGTCAGCAGacacagcagccccacagcctgtTAGCGAGGAGGCCGAATGCAGTAACTCACATCCAAGGGCAAATCAGACCTCAGAGGTGAGCTCAGTGCAGGGTCAGGATTTTGAGAGTCCTCAGGAAATGCCCAGAGACTTAGGTACAGAGCATGAACTGGAAAAAGCTGCTCCAGAACAGGAAGAACGAGAGGATGTGGAGACTAGCCATGCACTGAGTGCTAGTGACGTGGAACAAGCAGCTGACACTGCAGCTAACAGCTGTGAGTCGGTTTCTGACCAGCCAGAGCTACCAGGGGCTGAAGTAGCAGGCTCCCTGAGCGAAGAGGTAAATGTGGAGAGTCACCCTGAGACACTCCAGCATGTGGAAGAAAGTGCTGAGGACAAAGTTACAAATGTCCTGGAGGAAAAGCTCCTTGAAAGCAAAGACTGCACTGATGGGACAGCTGATGAGAAGGGAGGTGATAGAGCTGAAGAGGAAGATGAGGTGGGGAATGCAGTTCAGGGTCAGGCAACAGAAAGGGATTCTGTGGGTTTAGAGGGGAAGGAGTCCCATGAAAGTGGTGTCCCAGCagataaaagtgaaaaagaggaggggggagaTCAGGCATGCATTCAGCCAGCTTCCTCAGAGGATGCTCATTTAGCACTGTTAGAGGAACAGAATgtgcaagagaaaacagaacttaAAGCTGCTGaggaagacagacagaaagaagtaCTGATGGAAAACCTGGAGGTGTGTTCAGattctgcaggagcaggcaaGCAGGAGGAAGCACCTGCGGAGTCTGTGGGCTCTGGTACAGAGGTGAAAGAaagtgtgctgcagcaggcagagccaggcCCAGACGTTGTGAAAGAAATGGCATCTCAGGAAAGTAGTTCAGACCCAAGGGTTTTAGATGACAAAATTCAGGAATCAGAAACGGAAATACAATGTGAGTctgggaaaagagaggaaagtaGGGCAGAACAGGTGGAAGACTTAGAACCAAAGGTGGAACTTCAGACAGTTCAGTGTAGTAAAGACACAACAGGAGATCCagtgggagagaaaaataactctTCAGAAGATGAAACACAGGATGCAGGTAAGCAAGAGGAAGGCGAAGCACAGGATGCAGGTGAGCAAGAGGAAGGTGAAGCACAAGCTGTAGTGCAGCAAGAGGAAGGTGAAGCACAAGCTGTAGTGAAGCAAGAGGAAGGTGAAGCACAGGATGCAGGTGAGCAAGAGGAAGGTGAAGCACAAGCTGTAGTGAAGCAAGAGGAAGGTGAAGCACAGGATGCAGGTGAGCAAGAGGAAGGTGAAGCACAAGCTGTAGTGAAGCAAGAGGAAGGTGAAGCACAGGATGCAGGTAAGCAAGAGGAAGGTGAAGCACAAGCTGTCGTGCAgcaagaggaaggagaagcacaAGCTGTAGTAAAGCAAGAGGAAAGTGAATCTAAAGAGGAGTTAACTGTAGATCTTAGTGGAAATAGTGAAAACCAAGCTGataaagaaacactgaaagaagATGAGAAACAGTTAGAGCTTGCAAACCCCCACGGTGATGGATTTGCTCCTGAGGGTGATGCAAATAATTGTCTTGCACAGAAAGCTGAGATGGGTGAAAATATTAGTGAGCGAGTTAGCTTGGAGGCTCAAGCAGAGGAAGAACTAGAAGATGATGGTGATGCATTTGACTTCGATGAAGAATCAAAACAGATACTGGAAACTGATGAAAAATCTGATGGAGAGAAAGCTGATACACAAAATGGGGAGGATGATGGAGCAAATGGCAAGGTCAAAAAAACTGCCCAAGCAAGTGAAGCTGGAAAAAGAACTGGTGAAATAGAAACCGAAGTCCCCTTGACTGAAGATGACAGCTTACGGCATAAGAACGGAGACGAGTCTGGAGAAGCAGGGCACTTGCAAGGGGAAGCATCGTCACTGAAAACTGATGAGAAGGCCCATGTGTTGGAAGATGAAAGTAAAGCATCAGATTCtaatgaagtggaaaaaataccAGATGTTTCAGAACAGGATTTGGAAAGTGCTTACAGggcagaaagcaaagaggaTTTGCAAGGTGGTAGGAGGGGTAAGGGTAAATCTAGAGATGACTGTACAATATCCTAA
- the LRRFIP1 gene encoding leucine-rich repeat flightless-interacting protein 1 isoform X10, with amino-acid sequence MGTQGAGRKRLPNRERLTAEDDALNQIAREAEARLAAKRAARAEAREIRMKELERQQKEIYQVQKKYYGLDTKWGDIEQWMEDSERYSRRARRNASASDEDERMSVGSRGSLRAGLENERTKRKNYSKAASYYPDLGLHNPGYASTSQPSSQNGNLPSLLYSDALPARSYRASVYDESVYSGSRRYSASSSRAPSEYSCYLGSGSRASSRASSARASPVIEERPEKDFEKGARTVSSLSAATLASLGGTSSRRGSGDTSISADTEASIREIKDIYELKDQIQDVEGRYMQGLKEMKDSLAEVEEKYKKAMVSNAQLDNEKTNFMYQVDTLKDALLELEEQLAESRRQYEEKSKEFEREKHAHSILQFQFMEVKEALKQREEMLAEIQQLQQKQQSYVREISDLQETIEWKDKKIGALERQKDFFDSLRSERDDLRDEVVVLKEQLKKHGIIPDSDVATNGETSDILDNERHLDSSKTAQGTTQALKTAGDGMLGKANEVDMKNEILEDVGKREILQNTEHEEHKEESEEQEVQTLHADENTEAEKVIEETDAGSTAMLPDSRLTEQNQSLAEPVSGNASSNDDSDADDLRKEAESADTAAPQPVSEEAECSNSHPRANQTSEVSSVQGQDFESPQEMPRDLGTEHELEKAAPEQEEREDVETSHALSASDVEQAADTAANSCESVSDQPELPGAEVAGSLSEEVNVESHPETLQHVEESAEDKVTNVLEEKLLESKDCTDGTADEKGGDRAEEEDEVGNAVQGQATERDSVGLEGKESHESGVPADKSEKEEGGDQACIQPASSEDAHLALLEEQNVQEKTELKAAEEDRQKEVLMENLEVCSDSAGAGKQEEAPAESVGSGTEVKESVLQQAEPGPDVVKEMASQESSSDPRVLDDKIQESETEIQCESGKREESRAEQVEDLEPKVELQTVQCSKDTTGDPVGEKNNSSEDETQDAGKQEEGEAQDAGEQEEGEAQAVVQQEEGEAQAVVKQEEGEAQDAGEQEEGEAQAVVKQEEGEAQDAGEQEEGEAQAVVKQEEGEAQDAGKQEEGEAQAVVQQEEGEAQAVVKQEESESKEELTVDLSGNSENQADKETLKEDEKQLELANPHGDGFAPEGDANNCLAQKAEMGENISERVSLEAQAEEELEDDGDAFDFDEESKQILETDEKSDGEKADTQNGEDDGANGKVKKTAQASEAGKRTGEIETEVPLTEDDSLRHKNGDESGEAGHLQGEASSLKTDEKAHVLEDESKASDSNEVEKIPDVSEQDLESAYRAESKEDLQGGRRGKGKSRDDCTIS; translated from the exons GCTTCCTACTATCCCGACCTGGGCCTCCACAACCCTGGCTATGCTTCCACATCTCAGCCTTCCTCCCAAAATGGAAATTTG CCCTCCTTGCTGTACAGCGATGCCCTGCCAGCCAGAAGTTACAGG GCGTCTGTGTATGACGAGAGCGTTTACAGTGGGAGCCGTCGGTATAGTGCCTCTAGTTCTCGTGCT CCTTCAGAGTACAGCTGCTACCTTGGGTCAGGATCTCGGGCATCCTCAAGAGCCAGCTCTGCTCGAGCCAGTCCTGTG ATTGAGGAAAGGCCAGAAAAAGACTTCGAGAAG GGAGCACGGACCGTCTCGAGTTTATCAGCAGCTACGTTAGCTTCTCTAGGTGGGACATCTTCACGAAGAGGCAGCGGGGATACGTCCATCTCAGCAGATACGGAGGCATCAATTAGAGAAATAAAG GATATCTATGAGTTAAAGGACCAGATTCAGGATGTAGAAGGCAGATACATGCAGGgactgaaagaaatgaag GACTCTTTAGCCGAAGTTgaagagaaatataaaaagGCTATGGTGTCAAATGCTCAACTagacaatgaaaaaacaaatttcatgtACCAAGTAGATACCCTGAAGGATGCCCTGTTAGAGTTAGAAGAACAGCTGGCAGAATCCAGGAGgcaatatgaagaaaaaagtaaa GAatttgagagagagaagcaTGCTCATAGCATATTGCAGTTTCAGTTCATGGAAGTCAAAGAGGCTttgaagcaaagagaagaaatgctTGCA GAAATCCAACAGCTGcaacagaaacagcagagctATGTCAGGGAAATTTCTGATCTTCAGGAGACAATAGAgtggaaagacaaaaaaataggG GCGTTAGAGAGGCAGAAAGATTTCTTTGATTCCCTAAGGAGTGAGCGGGATGACCTTAGAGATGAAGTGGTTGTGCTGAAGGAGCAACTGAAG AAACATGGAATAATCCCAGACTCTGACGTAGCTACCAATGGGGAGACATCTGACATACTTGATAACGAAAGACACTTGGATTCTTCCAAAACTGCTCAAGGCACAACGCAGGCATTAAAGACAGCAGGGGACGGGATGTTAG GCAAAGCCAATGAAGTGGAcatgaaaaatgagattttggaGGATgtggggaaaagagaaatcttGCAGAATACTGAGCATGAGGAACACAAAGAGGAGTCTGAGGAGCAGGAAGTACAGACATTGCATGCTGATGAAAacacagaggcagaaaaagtGATTGAAGAAACCGATGCCGGGTCAACAGCGATGTTACCAGATAGTAGGCttacagaacaaaaccaaagcctTGCAGAACCTGTGTCAGGGAATGCTTCTTCAAACGATGATAGTGACGCAGATGATTTGAGAAAGGAGGCAGAGTCAGCAGacacagcagccccacagcctgtTAGCGAGGAGGCCGAATGCAGTAACTCACATCCAAGGGCAAATCAGACCTCAGAGGTGAGCTCAGTGCAGGGTCAGGATTTTGAGAGTCCTCAGGAAATGCCCAGAGACTTAGGTACAGAGCATGAACTGGAAAAAGCTGCTCCAGAACAGGAAGAACGAGAGGATGTGGAGACTAGCCATGCACTGAGTGCTAGTGACGTGGAACAAGCAGCTGACACTGCAGCTAACAGCTGTGAGTCGGTTTCTGACCAGCCAGAGCTACCAGGGGCTGAAGTAGCAGGCTCCCTGAGCGAAGAGGTAAATGTGGAGAGTCACCCTGAGACACTCCAGCATGTGGAAGAAAGTGCTGAGGACAAAGTTACAAATGTCCTGGAGGAAAAGCTCCTTGAAAGCAAAGACTGCACTGATGGGACAGCTGATGAGAAGGGAGGTGATAGAGCTGAAGAGGAAGATGAGGTGGGGAATGCAGTTCAGGGTCAGGCAACAGAAAGGGATTCTGTGGGTTTAGAGGGGAAGGAGTCCCATGAAAGTGGTGTCCCAGCagataaaagtgaaaaagaggaggggggagaTCAGGCATGCATTCAGCCAGCTTCCTCAGAGGATGCTCATTTAGCACTGTTAGAGGAACAGAATgtgcaagagaaaacagaacttaAAGCTGCTGaggaagacagacagaaagaagtaCTGATGGAAAACCTGGAGGTGTGTTCAGattctgcaggagcaggcaaGCAGGAGGAAGCACCTGCGGAGTCTGTGGGCTCTGGTACAGAGGTGAAAGAaagtgtgctgcagcaggcagagccaggcCCAGACGTTGTGAAAGAAATGGCATCTCAGGAAAGTAGTTCAGACCCAAGGGTTTTAGATGACAAAATTCAGGAATCAGAAACGGAAATACAATGTGAGTctgggaaaagagaggaaagtaGGGCAGAACAGGTGGAAGACTTAGAACCAAAGGTGGAACTTCAGACAGTTCAGTGTAGTAAAGACACAACAGGAGATCCagtgggagagaaaaataactctTCAGAAGATGAAACACAGGATGCAGGTAAGCAAGAGGAAGGCGAAGCACAGGATGCAGGTGAGCAAGAGGAAGGTGAAGCACAAGCTGTAGTGCAGCAAGAGGAAGGTGAAGCACAAGCTGTAGTGAAGCAAGAGGAAGGTGAAGCACAGGATGCAGGTGAGCAAGAGGAAGGTGAAGCACAAGCTGTAGTGAAGCAAGAGGAAGGTGAAGCACAGGATGCAGGTGAGCAAGAGGAAGGTGAAGCACAAGCTGTAGTGAAGCAAGAGGAAGGTGAAGCACAGGATGCAGGTAAGCAAGAGGAAGGTGAAGCACAAGCTGTCGTGCAgcaagaggaaggagaagcacaAGCTGTAGTAAAGCAAGAGGAAAGTGAATCTAAAGAGGAGTTAACTGTAGATCTTAGTGGAAATAGTGAAAACCAAGCTGataaagaaacactgaaagaagATGAGAAACAGTTAGAGCTTGCAAACCCCCACGGTGATGGATTTGCTCCTGAGGGTGATGCAAATAATTGTCTTGCACAGAAAGCTGAGATGGGTGAAAATATTAGTGAGCGAGTTAGCTTGGAGGCTCAAGCAGAGGAAGAACTAGAAGATGATGGTGATGCATTTGACTTCGATGAAGAATCAAAACAGATACTGGAAACTGATGAAAAATCTGATGGAGAGAAAGCTGATACACAAAATGGGGAGGATGATGGAGCAAATGGCAAGGTCAAAAAAACTGCCCAAGCAAGTGAAGCTGGAAAAAGAACTGGTGAAATAGAAACCGAAGTCCCCTTGACTGAAGATGACAGCTTACGGCATAAGAACGGAGACGAGTCTGGAGAAGCAGGGCACTTGCAAGGGGAAGCATCGTCACTGAAAACTGATGAGAAGGCCCATGTGTTGGAAGATGAAAGTAAAGCATCAGATTCtaatgaagtggaaaaaataccAGATGTTTCAGAACAGGATTTGGAAAGTGCTTACAGggcagaaagcaaagaggaTTTGCAAGGTGGTAGGAGGGGTAAGGGTAAATCTAGAGATGACTGTACAATATCCTAA
- the LRRFIP1 gene encoding leucine-rich repeat flightless-interacting protein 1 isoform X9 gives MAEARLAAKRAARAEAREIRMKELERQQKEIYQVQKKYYGLDTKWGDIEQWMEDSERYSRRARRNASASDEDERMSVGSRGSLRTHLEYASAYPVAGLENERTKRKNYSKATNGYEEDAYGSSQSRKSSRASYYPDLGLHNPGYASTSQPSSQNGNLPSLLYSDALPARSYRASVYDESVYSGSRRYSASSSRAPSEYSCYLGSGSRASSRASSARASPVIEERPEKDFEKGARTVSSLSAATLASLGGTSSRRGSGDTSISADTEASIREIKDIYELKDQIQDVEGRYMQGLKEMKDSLAEVEEKYKKAMVSNAQLDNEKTNFMYQVDTLKDALLELEEQLAESRRQYEEKSKEFEREKHAHSILQFQFMEVKEALKQREEMLAEIQQLQQKQQSYVREISDLQETIEWKDKKIGALERQKDFFDSLRSERDDLRDEVVVLKEQLKKHGIIPDSDVATNGETSDILDNERHLDSSKTAQGTTQALKTAGDGMLGKANEVDMKNEILEDVGKREILQNTEHEEHKEESEEQEVQTLHADENTEAEKVIEETDAGSTAMLPDSRLTEQNQSLAEPVSGNASSNDDSDADDLRKEAESADTAAPQPVSEEAECSNSHPRANQTSEVSSVQGQDFESPQEMPRDLGTEHELEKAAPEQEEREDVETSHALSASDVEQAADTAANSCESVSDQPELPGAEVAGSLSEEVNVESHPETLQHVEESAEDKVTNVLEEKLLESKDCTDGTADEKGGDRAEEEDEVGNAVQGQATERDSVGLEGKESHESGVPADKSEKEEGGDQACIQPASSEDAHLALLEEQNVQEKTELKAAEEDRQKEVLMENLEVCSDSAGAGKQEEAPAESVGSGTEVKESVLQQAEPGPDVVKEMASQESSSDPRVLDDKIQESETEIQCESGKREESRAEQVEDLEPKVELQTVQCSKDTTGDPVGEKNNSSEDETQDAGKQEEGEAQDAGEQEEGEAQAVVQQEEGEAQAVVKQEEGEAQDAGEQEEGEAQAVVKQEEGEAQDAGEQEEGEAQAVVKQEEGEAQDAGKQEEGEAQAVVQQEEGEAQAVVKQEESESKEELTVDLSGNSENQADKETLKEDEKQLELANPHGDGFAPEGDANNCLAQKAEMGENISERVSLEAQAEEELEDDGDAFDFDEESKQILETDEKSDGEKADTQNGEDDGANGKVKKTAQASEAGKRTGEIETEVPLTEDDSLRHKNGDESGEAGHLQGEASSLKTDEKAHVLEDESKASDSNEVEKIPDVSEQDLESAYRAESKEDLQGGRRGKGKSRDDCTIS, from the exons ACTAATGGTTATGAGGAAGACGCGTACGGATCGTCCCAGAGTAGAAAATCTAGCAGG GCTTCCTACTATCCCGACCTGGGCCTCCACAACCCTGGCTATGCTTCCACATCTCAGCCTTCCTCCCAAAATGGAAATTTG CCCTCCTTGCTGTACAGCGATGCCCTGCCAGCCAGAAGTTACAGG GCGTCTGTGTATGACGAGAGCGTTTACAGTGGGAGCCGTCGGTATAGTGCCTCTAGTTCTCGTGCT CCTTCAGAGTACAGCTGCTACCTTGGGTCAGGATCTCGGGCATCCTCAAGAGCCAGCTCTGCTCGAGCCAGTCCTGTG ATTGAGGAAAGGCCAGAAAAAGACTTCGAGAAG GGAGCACGGACCGTCTCGAGTTTATCAGCAGCTACGTTAGCTTCTCTAGGTGGGACATCTTCACGAAGAGGCAGCGGGGATACGTCCATCTCAGCAGATACGGAGGCATCAATTAGAGAAATAAAG GATATCTATGAGTTAAAGGACCAGATTCAGGATGTAGAAGGCAGATACATGCAGGgactgaaagaaatgaag GACTCTTTAGCCGAAGTTgaagagaaatataaaaagGCTATGGTGTCAAATGCTCAACTagacaatgaaaaaacaaatttcatgtACCAAGTAGATACCCTGAAGGATGCCCTGTTAGAGTTAGAAGAACAGCTGGCAGAATCCAGGAGgcaatatgaagaaaaaagtaaa GAatttgagagagagaagcaTGCTCATAGCATATTGCAGTTTCAGTTCATGGAAGTCAAAGAGGCTttgaagcaaagagaagaaatgctTGCA GAAATCCAACAGCTGcaacagaaacagcagagctATGTCAGGGAAATTTCTGATCTTCAGGAGACAATAGAgtggaaagacaaaaaaataggG GCGTTAGAGAGGCAGAAAGATTTCTTTGATTCCCTAAGGAGTGAGCGGGATGACCTTAGAGATGAAGTGGTTGTGCTGAAGGAGCAACTGAAG AAACATGGAATAATCCCAGACTCTGACGTAGCTACCAATGGGGAGACATCTGACATACTTGATAACGAAAGACACTTGGATTCTTCCAAAACTGCTCAAGGCACAACGCAGGCATTAAAGACAGCAGGGGACGGGATGTTAG GCAAAGCCAATGAAGTGGAcatgaaaaatgagattttggaGGATgtggggaaaagagaaatcttGCAGAATACTGAGCATGAGGAACACAAAGAGGAGTCTGAGGAGCAGGAAGTACAGACATTGCATGCTGATGAAAacacagaggcagaaaaagtGATTGAAGAAACCGATGCCGGGTCAACAGCGATGTTACCAGATAGTAGGCttacagaacaaaaccaaagcctTGCAGAACCTGTGTCAGGGAATGCTTCTTCAAACGATGATAGTGACGCAGATGATTTGAGAAAGGAGGCAGAGTCAGCAGacacagcagccccacagcctgtTAGCGAGGAGGCCGAATGCAGTAACTCACATCCAAGGGCAAATCAGACCTCAGAGGTGAGCTCAGTGCAGGGTCAGGATTTTGAGAGTCCTCAGGAAATGCCCAGAGACTTAGGTACAGAGCATGAACTGGAAAAAGCTGCTCCAGAACAGGAAGAACGAGAGGATGTGGAGACTAGCCATGCACTGAGTGCTAGTGACGTGGAACAAGCAGCTGACACTGCAGCTAACAGCTGTGAGTCGGTTTCTGACCAGCCAGAGCTACCAGGGGCTGAAGTAGCAGGCTCCCTGAGCGAAGAGGTAAATGTGGAGAGTCACCCTGAGACACTCCAGCATGTGGAAGAAAGTGCTGAGGACAAAGTTACAAATGTCCTGGAGGAAAAGCTCCTTGAAAGCAAAGACTGCACTGATGGGACAGCTGATGAGAAGGGAGGTGATAGAGCTGAAGAGGAAGATGAGGTGGGGAATGCAGTTCAGGGTCAGGCAACAGAAAGGGATTCTGTGGGTTTAGAGGGGAAGGAGTCCCATGAAAGTGGTGTCCCAGCagataaaagtgaaaaagaggaggggggagaTCAGGCATGCATTCAGCCAGCTTCCTCAGAGGATGCTCATTTAGCACTGTTAGAGGAACAGAATgtgcaagagaaaacagaacttaAAGCTGCTGaggaagacagacagaaagaagtaCTGATGGAAAACCTGGAGGTGTGTTCAGattctgcaggagcaggcaaGCAGGAGGAAGCACCTGCGGAGTCTGTGGGCTCTGGTACAGAGGTGAAAGAaagtgtgctgcagcaggcagagccaggcCCAGACGTTGTGAAAGAAATGGCATCTCAGGAAAGTAGTTCAGACCCAAGGGTTTTAGATGACAAAATTCAGGAATCAGAAACGGAAATACAATGTGAGTctgggaaaagagaggaaagtaGGGCAGAACAGGTGGAAGACTTAGAACCAAAGGTGGAACTTCAGACAGTTCAGTGTAGTAAAGACACAACAGGAGATCCagtgggagagaaaaataactctTCAGAAGATGAAACACAGGATGCAGGTAAGCAAGAGGAAGGCGAAGCACAGGATGCAGGTGAGCAAGAGGAAGGTGAAGCACAAGCTGTAGTGCAGCAAGAGGAAGGTGAAGCACAAGCTGTAGTGAAGCAAGAGGAAGGTGAAGCACAGGATGCAGGTGAGCAAGAGGAAGGTGAAGCACAAGCTGTAGTGAAGCAAGAGGAAGGTGAAGCACAGGATGCAGGTGAGCAAGAGGAAGGTGAAGCACAAGCTGTAGTGAAGCAAGAGGAAGGTGAAGCACAGGATGCAGGTAAGCAAGAGGAAGGTGAAGCACAAGCTGTCGTGCAgcaagaggaaggagaagcacaAGCTGTAGTAAAGCAAGAGGAAAGTGAATCTAAAGAGGAGTTAACTGTAGATCTTAGTGGAAATAGTGAAAACCAAGCTGataaagaaacactgaaagaagATGAGAAACAGTTAGAGCTTGCAAACCCCCACGGTGATGGATTTGCTCCTGAGGGTGATGCAAATAATTGTCTTGCACAGAAAGCTGAGATGGGTGAAAATATTAGTGAGCGAGTTAGCTTGGAGGCTCAAGCAGAGGAAGAACTAGAAGATGATGGTGATGCATTTGACTTCGATGAAGAATCAAAACAGATACTGGAAACTGATGAAAAATCTGATGGAGAGAAAGCTGATACACAAAATGGGGAGGATGATGGAGCAAATGGCAAGGTCAAAAAAACTGCCCAAGCAAGTGAAGCTGGAAAAAGAACTGGTGAAATAGAAACCGAAGTCCCCTTGACTGAAGATGACAGCTTACGGCATAAGAACGGAGACGAGTCTGGAGAAGCAGGGCACTTGCAAGGGGAAGCATCGTCACTGAAAACTGATGAGAAGGCCCATGTGTTGGAAGATGAAAGTAAAGCATCAGATTCtaatgaagtggaaaaaataccAGATGTTTCAGAACAGGATTTGGAAAGTGCTTACAGggcagaaagcaaagaggaTTTGCAAGGTGGTAGGAGGGGTAAGGGTAAATCTAGAGATGACTGTACAATATCCTAA